From one Felis catus isolate Fca126 chromosome E2, F.catus_Fca126_mat1.0, whole genome shotgun sequence genomic stretch:
- the PLEKHF1 gene encoding pleckstrin homology domain-containing family F member 1 yields MVDYLANTEINSQRIAAVESCFGASGQPLALPGRVLLGEGVLTKECRKKAKPRIFFLFNDILVYGSIVLNKRKYRSQHIIPLEEVTLEPLPETLQAKNRWMIKTAKKSFVVSAASTTERQEWISHIEECVRRQLLATGRQPSTEHAAPWIPDKATDICMRCTQTRFSALTRRHHCRKCGFVVCAECSRERFLLPRLSPKPLRVCSLCYRELAAQKRKEEEEEEQSVGSPPQPAYLAGAICGASSGDDDDSDEDKEGSGDSDWPSHVEFYASGVSWSSFHS; encoded by the coding sequence ATGGTGGATTACCTGGCCAACACGGAGATCAACAGCCAGCGCATCGCCGCGGTCGAGAGCTGCTTCGGGGCATCCGGGCAGCCCCTGGCCCTGCCAGGCCGGGTGCTGCTGGGCGAGGGTGTGCTGACCAAGGAGTGCCGCAAGAAGGCCAAACCGcgcatcttcttcctcttcaatgACATCCTGGTGTACGGCAGCATCGTGCTCAACAAGCGCAAGTACCGCAGCCAGCACATCATTCCGCTGGAGGAGGTGACGCTGGAGCCGCTGCCCGAGACCCTGCAGGCCAAGAACCGCTGGATGATCAAGACGGCCAAGAAGTCCTTCGTGGTGTCGGCCGCCTCCACCACGGAGCGCCAGGAGTGGATCAGCCACATCGAGGAGTGCGTCCGGCGGCAGCTGCTGGCCACGGGCCGCCAGCCCAGCACGGAGCACGCGGCGCCCTGGATCCCCGACAAGGCCACGGACATCTGCATGCGCTGCACGCAGACGCGCTTCTCGGCCCTCACGCGGCGCCACCACTGCCGCAAGTGCGGCTTCGTGGTCTGTGCCGAGTGCTCCCGAGAGCGCTTCCTCCTGCCGCGCCTGTCGCCCAAGCCCCTGCGCGTCTGCAGCCTCTGCTATCGCGAGCTGGCCGCCCAGAAgcggaaggaggaggaggaggaggagcagagtgTGGGGTCCCCCCCGCAGCCGGCCTACCTGGCTGGGGCCATCTGCGGAGCATCCAGCGGGGACGATGATGACTCTGACGAGGACAAGGAGGGCAGTGGGGACAGTGACTGGCCCAGCCACGTGGAGTTCTACGCCTCCGGGGTCTCCTGGTCATCCTTCCACAGCTGA